The Candidatus Rokuibacteriota bacterium genome contains a region encoding:
- a CDS encoding acyl-CoA dehydrogenase family protein: MVDALLPPLRRALQEQVVPLLGEMDERQELPPAVRQLFAQLGLFALVVPEAYGGLALPLSDCCRVIEAIAQVDASLAVLVQAQATALRPLLLAATPEQRARYFGEVVSRGALFAFCLTEPQAGSDAAALATRADRENGGYVLSGQKRFITNGDIADYYLVFARTGAGREGISLFVVPAGVPGLGAGKRENKMGLRASPTTDLFFDGVRIPGSARIGAEGEGFPLLNATFAASRPTIAAQAVGLAQAALDAARSYALERRQFGRPVADFQGLRFLLADMAIRVEAARALTYRASADYDAGRPSPVLSAIAKCFASDVAMRVTTDAVQVFGGYGFLKDYPVERLMRDAKITQIYEGTNQIMRVIIARELLAGSMERD, from the coding sequence ATGGTAGACGCGCTCCTTCCCCCCCTGCGCCGGGCCCTCCAGGAGCAGGTCGTCCCGCTCCTCGGCGAGATGGACGAACGGCAGGAGCTGCCGCCCGCGGTCCGTCAGCTCTTCGCTCAGCTCGGCCTCTTCGCGCTCGTGGTTCCCGAGGCGTACGGCGGCCTCGCGCTGCCGCTCAGCGACTGCTGCCGGGTCATCGAGGCGATCGCCCAGGTGGACGCCTCGCTGGCCGTCCTCGTCCAGGCCCAGGCCACCGCGCTTCGGCCGCTCCTGCTGGCAGCGACACCCGAGCAGCGGGCCCGCTACTTCGGTGAGGTGGTGAGCCGCGGGGCGCTCTTCGCCTTCTGCCTCACCGAGCCCCAGGCGGGCTCGGATGCCGCGGCGCTGGCGACCCGGGCCGATCGCGAGAATGGCGGGTACGTCCTCAGCGGACAGAAGCGGTTCATCACCAACGGGGACATCGCGGACTACTACCTGGTCTTCGCTCGCACCGGGGCGGGCCGCGAGGGGATTTCCCTGTTCGTGGTGCCGGCGGGCGTGCCGGGTCTCGGTGCCGGCAAGCGCGAGAACAAGATGGGGCTCCGGGCCTCGCCCACCACCGACCTCTTCTTCGACGGGGTGCGGATTCCGGGGTCGGCGCGGATCGGCGCCGAGGGGGAGGGGTTCCCGCTCCTGAACGCCACGTTCGCGGCCTCGCGTCCCACCATCGCCGCCCAGGCTGTGGGGCTCGCGCAGGCGGCCCTGGACGCGGCGCGGAGCTACGCCCTCGAGCGGCGGCAGTTCGGCCGCCCGGTCGCCGATTTCCAGGGACTCCGGTTCCTGCTGGCCGACATGGCGATCCGGGTGGAGGCAGCCCGGGCGCTCACCTATCGGGCCAGCGCCGATTACGACGCCGGGCGGCCTTCACCCGTGCTCTCGGCGATAGCGAAGTGCTTCGCCTCTGACGTCGCCATGCGGGTCACCACCGACGCCGTGCAGGTCTTCGGCGGCTACGGCTTTCTCAAGGACTACCCGGTCGAACGCCTGATGCGCGACGCCAAGATCACCCAGATCTACGAGGGGACGAACCAGATCATGCGCGTCATCATCGCCCGCGAGCTGCTGGCGGGGTCCATGGAGCGCGACTGA
- a CDS encoding energy transducer TonB, with product MTLPLLIGMVAWLASASAEEAVSLPEVVVTAPHPVRPPRYQQLTRPAYPEVSRRQGFEGTVVLLVKVLADGRTGEVKVKRSSGDSALDEAAVMAARGWTFLPAMRGPKAVGAWVEIPVKFELTVPK from the coding sequence GTGACTCTCCCGCTGCTGATCGGGATGGTCGCTTGGCTGGCTTCGGCGTCGGCCGAGGAAGCCGTTTCCCTCCCCGAGGTGGTGGTGACCGCCCCGCACCCGGTTCGGCCGCCCCGCTACCAGCAGCTGACGCGCCCCGCCTACCCCGAGGTGTCCCGGCGCCAGGGATTTGAGGGGACCGTGGTCCTCCTGGTGAAGGTCCTCGCCGATGGCCGGACCGGCGAGGTCAAGGTGAAGCGGTCGTCGGGGGATTCGGCGCTGGACGAGGCTGCGGTCATGGCAGCCCGGGGCTGGACGTTTCTGCCGGCGATGCGGGGGCCGAAGGCGGTGGGGGCCTGGGTCGAGATCCCGGTGAAGTTCGAACTGACCGTACCCAAGTGA
- a CDS encoding energy transducer TonB: protein MARGTLPLGLLLSCLLHGGLALFVWSLYAGGRHLSAGIVEVFPAGESRPESGASRVPQGSRGGASGLRAAEPRPAAVPSSVSLPAQPPPAQATRGPAPEPAAPVSLRAGSNDVEPSPGPGVAGRSGELVNAGASVGAAAGPSTLPGGGYQLLPAYPEGARLSGAEGTTSLRIRVLEDGSVGEVIVARSAGHPGLDQAAVDAVQRWRFEPARRGGRPVAVRVSLPVRFRLE from the coding sequence ATGGCTCGGGGGACGCTTCCCCTCGGTCTCCTGCTCTCGTGTCTGCTCCACGGGGGGCTCGCGCTCTTTGTCTGGTCGCTGTACGCCGGCGGGCGCCACCTGTCGGCCGGGATCGTCGAGGTCTTCCCGGCGGGGGAGTCGAGGCCGGAGTCGGGTGCTTCGCGCGTTCCGCAGGGCTCGCGCGGCGGCGCGTCGGGGCTTCGCGCCGCCGAACCTCGCCCGGCTGCGGTGCCCTCCTCGGTCTCGCTACCGGCGCAGCCGCCACCGGCTCAGGCCACGCGCGGACCTGCGCCGGAACCTGCGGCCCCCGTTTCGTTGCGCGCGGGCTCCAACGACGTCGAGCCGAGCCCCGGGCCCGGAGTTGCCGGACGGAGCGGCGAGCTCGTCAACGCAGGCGCTTCCGTTGGCGCCGCCGCGGGGCCGTCGACGCTTCCAGGTGGCGGTTACCAGCTGCTTCCCGCGTACCCCGAGGGGGCGCGGCTCTCGGGAGCCGAGGGGACCACCTCGCTCAGGATCCGGGTCCTGGAGGACGGCAGCGTCGGCGAGGTGATCGTCGCCCGGTCGGCCGGTCACCCCGGCCTCGACCAGGCCGCTGTGGACGCGGTGCAGCGCTGGCGCTTCGAGCCGGCCCGGCGAGGAGGCCGTCCCGTGGCGGTCCGGGTGAGCCTCCCCGTGAGGTTTCGTCTGGAATGA